In Streptomyces hawaiiensis, one genomic interval encodes:
- a CDS encoding S1C family serine protease: MSTENEGTAVPPAPSAPPVPVDAPAAPAPRAQAPQGPYGQDAQGQAPHGQGASGDAGNPGVSSSAPDPSWPPPPPPTAPYGDGGSGSGSGGWGSSYQQPAPKSGRGRGGLVAAVLVAALVAGGMGGGIGYVLAKDNDESTGSTTVSASANGGDVKRDPGTTAGVAAKALPSTVTIEAESTSGEGGTGTGFVFDKQGHIVTNNHVVADAVDGGKLTATFPSGKKYDAEVVGHAQGYDVAVIKLKNAPGDLKPLPLGDSDKVAVGDATIAIGAPFGLSDTVTTGIISAKNRPVASSDGSGSQASYMSALQTDASINPGNSGGPLLDARGNVIGINSAIQSTGNGGFGTGQSGSIGLGFAIPINQAKYVAQELIKNGKPVYAKIGASVSLDDSAGGAQISKEGAGGATTPVEPGGPAAKAGLKPGDVITKLDDRVIDSGPTLIGEIWTHQPGDKVTITYERGGKQHTVDVTLGSRVGDN; this comes from the coding sequence GTGAGCACCGAGAACGAGGGCACCGCGGTACCCCCCGCCCCGTCCGCACCCCCCGTGCCGGTGGACGCTCCCGCTGCTCCGGCGCCCCGGGCACAGGCTCCCCAGGGGCCGTACGGGCAGGACGCCCAGGGCCAGGCCCCGCACGGGCAGGGCGCCTCCGGTGACGCCGGCAACCCCGGCGTCTCCTCTTCCGCCCCCGACCCGTCCTGGCCCCCGCCCCCGCCGCCGACCGCCCCGTACGGCGACGGCGGTTCCGGGTCCGGCTCGGGCGGCTGGGGTTCGTCGTACCAGCAGCCGGCGCCGAAGTCCGGCCGCGGACGCGGTGGTCTGGTCGCCGCGGTCCTGGTGGCCGCGCTGGTCGCGGGCGGCATGGGCGGCGGGATCGGCTACGTGCTGGCCAAGGACAACGACGAGAGCACCGGTTCGACGACGGTCTCGGCTTCCGCGAACGGAGGTGACGTCAAGCGCGACCCGGGCACGACCGCGGGCGTCGCCGCCAAGGCGCTGCCGAGCACGGTCACGATCGAGGCCGAGAGCACCAGCGGCGAGGGCGGCACCGGCACGGGCTTCGTCTTCGACAAGCAGGGCCACATCGTCACCAACAACCACGTGGTGGCGGACGCGGTGGACGGCGGCAAGCTCACGGCGACCTTCCCGAGCGGCAAGAAGTACGACGCCGAGGTGGTCGGTCACGCGCAGGGCTACGACGTGGCGGTCATCAAGCTCAAGAACGCCCCTGGCGACCTGAAGCCGCTCCCCCTCGGCGACTCGGACAAGGTGGCCGTCGGTGACGCGACCATCGCGATCGGTGCCCCGTTCGGCCTGTCCGACACGGTGACGACGGGCATCATCAGCGCCAAGAACCGCCCGGTCGCCTCCAGCGACGGCAGCGGCAGCCAGGCGTCGTACATGAGCGCCCTGCAGACCGACGCCTCGATCAACCCGGGCAACTCCGGCGGCCCGCTGCTGGACGCGCGGGGCAATGTCATCGGCATCAACTCCGCGATCCAGTCCACCGGCAACGGCGGCTTCGGCACCGGGCAGTCGGGTTCGATCGGCCTGGGCTTCGCCATCCCGATCAACCAGGCCAAGTACGTCGCCCAGGAGCTGATCAAGAACGGCAAGCCGGTGTACGCGAAGATCGGCGCGTCCGTCTCCCTGGACGACAGTGCGGGCGGCGCGCAGATCTCCAAGGAGGGCGCGGGCGGCGCCACCACACCGGTCGAGCCGGGCGGCCCGGCCGCCAAGGCGGGCCTCAAGCCGGGCGACGTCATCACCAAGCTCGACGACCGGGTCATCGACTCCGGCCCCACCCTGATCGGCGAGATCTGGACCCACCAGCCCGGCGACAAGGTCACGATCACCTACGAGCGCGGCGGCAAGCAGCACACGGTCGACGTCACGCTCGGCTCCCGCGTCGGCGACAACTGA
- a CDS encoding ferredoxin: MKVSVDRDLCYGSAECVHRAPAVFAFVDGFGVVRPGREQAGEDPEILEAVEKCPSQAISITEAPRSAPDRP, translated from the coding sequence ATGAAGGTCTCTGTCGACCGCGATCTCTGCTATGGCTCCGCCGAGTGCGTCCACCGGGCGCCGGCGGTCTTCGCGTTCGTCGACGGTTTCGGGGTCGTCCGCCCGGGCCGCGAGCAGGCGGGGGAGGATCCGGAGATCCTGGAGGCGGTGGAGAAGTGCCCGAGCCAGGCGATCAGCATCACCGAGGCGCCGCGGTCGGCTCCCGACCGGCCGTAG
- a CDS encoding ATP-binding protein, with protein MRHRTWIGRFPVQANGASTPWRGAKEVSGVALVVAQEVPTSSSMAVPHGPAGVGKARHRMRTQLRRGGVAESVIDDAVLILSELLSNACKHGRPLGDALSGDGDVRAAWRVDPAGRLIVEVTDGGGPTRPAPATPSVTAHGGRGLNIITALADDWGVRDDIRGEVTVWVIVHDDVHDPDAGHRRDDFATRVTAPAVSRIPGLGFADAFDDMD; from the coding sequence ATGCGTCACCGGACGTGGATCGGCCGGTTTCCGGTACAGGCCAATGGGGCATCCACACCGTGGCGTGGGGCGAAGGAGGTCTCGGGGGTGGCGTTGGTGGTGGCACAGGAGGTGCCCACGTCGTCGAGCATGGCCGTACCCCATGGCCCTGCGGGCGTGGGGAAAGCGCGACACCGGATGCGTACGCAGTTGCGCAGAGGTGGAGTCGCGGAATCGGTCATCGACGACGCCGTACTGATCCTTTCCGAACTTTTGAGCAACGCGTGCAAGCACGGCAGGCCCCTGGGCGACGCGCTGTCCGGCGACGGTGACGTCCGTGCCGCCTGGCGCGTGGACCCGGCCGGCCGGCTCATCGTCGAGGTCACGGACGGCGGCGGCCCGACCCGCCCCGCCCCCGCGACGCCGTCGGTCACGGCGCACGGCGGCCGCGGGCTGAACATCATCACGGCGCTCGCCGACGACTGGGGCGTGCGGGACGACATCCGCGGCGAAGTCACCGTGTGGGTCATCGTCCACGACGACGTCCACGACCCGGACGCGGGCCACCGCCGCGACGACTTCGCCACGCGCGTCACCGCCCCCGCGGTCTCCCGGATACCCGGACTGGGCTTCGCGGACGCCTTCGACGACATGGACTGA
- a CDS encoding glycerophosphodiester phosphodiesterase encodes MTHARQHVIQVVAHRGASEDAPEHTLAAYTKAIEDGADALECDVRLTADGHLVCVHDRRINRTSNGRGAVSALELADLAALDFGSWKTGEAWKGRDEEPDWEHRPEDREATSVLTLERLLELVADAGRRVELAVETKHPTRWAGQVEDRLLVLLKRFGLDAPASAEESQVRVMSFSARSLHRVRAASPTLPTVHLTQFPSPRLRDGRLPPGVRIAGPSIRIVRNHPTYIERLKQAGHQVHVWTVNEPEDVDHCVGLGVDAIITNRPRAVLDQLGR; translated from the coding sequence GTGACCCACGCACGACAGCATGTGATTCAAGTCGTCGCCCACCGCGGAGCCTCCGAGGATGCCCCGGAACACACCCTGGCCGCGTACACCAAGGCGATCGAGGACGGCGCGGACGCCCTCGAATGCGATGTGCGCCTCACCGCCGACGGCCACCTGGTGTGCGTACACGACCGCCGGATCAACCGTACGTCCAACGGCCGCGGGGCGGTCTCCGCGCTGGAACTCGCCGACCTCGCCGCCCTGGACTTCGGCTCCTGGAAGACCGGCGAGGCCTGGAAGGGACGCGACGAGGAGCCCGACTGGGAGCACCGCCCGGAGGACCGCGAGGCGACTTCCGTCCTCACCCTGGAGCGGCTGCTGGAACTCGTCGCCGACGCCGGGCGCCGCGTGGAACTGGCCGTCGAGACCAAGCACCCCACACGCTGGGCGGGACAGGTCGAGGACCGGCTGCTGGTCCTGCTGAAGCGGTTCGGCCTGGACGCCCCGGCCTCCGCGGAGGAGTCACAGGTGCGGGTCATGAGCTTCTCGGCCCGCTCGCTGCACCGCGTGCGCGCCGCCTCGCCGACGCTTCCGACGGTCCATCTGACGCAGTTCCCCTCGCCCCGGCTGCGCGACGGACGGCTGCCCCCGGGCGTGCGGATCGCGGGCCCCTCCATCCGGATCGTGCGCAACCACCCCACGTACATCGAGCGCCTGAAGCAGGCAGGCCACCAGGTGCACGTGTGGACCGTGAACGAGCCCGAGGACGTGGACCACTGCGTCGGGCTGGGCGTCGACGCCATCATCACCAACCGCCCGCGCGCGGTGCTGGACCAGCTCGGCCGCTGA
- a CDS encoding DUF5926 family protein, translating into MAKKRPQTKAKRPQTTGGARTAGAEGDVPVVGAREPCPCGSGRRYKACHGRAASHAATELVHRPFEGLPAECDWVALRELVPAATVELTLKDGLPEGVPAVTLATVLPMAWPALRRDDGSVMLGLQNDTSSGDISRDLADTLQRALEARPGTPVQGRRAPADSPRLQDLLDPEGAFEPEVHSGFEFWVPDPENATPDVTASLERANAAAIPTVKLQGVDAAYWCETPEKNHLRWVMPHAEELLLDALARLHAAGRSSLGEGTRLVGSFRAHGLTVPVWDLPSGVTAEDVEKPAAEFAERLAAALATDTPLTADERRARGGLTNRQVTLS; encoded by the coding sequence ATGGCCAAGAAGCGACCCCAGACGAAGGCCAAGCGCCCGCAGACCACGGGCGGAGCCCGCACGGCAGGTGCTGAGGGAGACGTTCCGGTCGTCGGTGCCCGCGAGCCCTGCCCCTGCGGCAGCGGCCGCCGCTACAAGGCCTGTCACGGCCGGGCCGCCTCCCACGCCGCGACGGAGCTGGTGCACCGCCCCTTCGAGGGCCTGCCCGCCGAGTGCGACTGGGTGGCCCTGCGCGAGCTGGTCCCGGCGGCCACGGTCGAGCTGACCCTCAAGGACGGCCTGCCCGAGGGCGTCCCGGCGGTCACGCTCGCCACGGTCCTGCCGATGGCCTGGCCCGCCCTGCGCCGCGACGACGGCTCGGTCATGCTCGGCCTGCAGAACGACACCTCCTCCGGCGATATCAGCCGCGACCTCGCCGACACCCTCCAGCGCGCCCTGGAAGCCCGGCCCGGCACGCCCGTCCAGGGCCGCCGCGCCCCGGCCGACAGCCCTCGGCTGCAGGATCTGCTCGATCCCGAGGGCGCGTTCGAGCCAGAAGTGCACAGCGGCTTCGAGTTCTGGGTGCCGGACCCGGAGAACGCCACGCCCGACGTGACCGCCTCCCTGGAGCGGGCCAACGCCGCGGCCATCCCGACCGTCAAGCTCCAGGGCGTGGACGCCGCGTACTGGTGCGAGACGCCGGAGAAGAACCATCTGCGGTGGGTGATGCCGCACGCCGAGGAGCTTCTTCTGGACGCCCTCGCACGGCTGCACGCCGCGGGCCGCTCCAGCCTCGGTGAGGGCACCCGCCTGGTGGGTTCCTTCCGCGCTCACGGGCTCACAGTGCCGGTCTGGGACCTGCCGAGCGGGGTCACCGCCGAGGACGTGGAGAAGCCGGCGGCGGAGTTCGCCGAGCGCCTCGCCGCCGCCCTGGCGACGGACACGCCGCTCACCGCGGACGAGCGCCGCGCCCGCGGCGGCCTCACCAACCGGCAGGTCACACTCAGCTGA
- a CDS encoding PIG-L deacetylase family protein yields the protein MPPPSLLAVFAHPDDESLSAGGVLARHACAGARTAVVTATWSADTPRAAELAEALHILGAGPPRMLGYADSRVPHSAPGRPRWCDAPLDEAVRELVAHLRDFRPEVVVTHDAYGGLTGHEDHVHTNRVTTLAVHAAGLERLYRDTRAPWQPSALYLATHPHSALLAWGGHWAPTGKAMRTVPDERVTATVDVTPWLDRKVAAVLAHRTEVTRGAAPGLIAPLSLPERERLLGTEWYTRHDLAPTAPAQTELLS from the coding sequence ATGCCGCCGCCGAGCCTGCTCGCGGTCTTCGCCCACCCCGATGACGAGTCCCTGTCGGCGGGCGGCGTCCTCGCCCGCCACGCCTGCGCGGGCGCGCGCACGGCCGTCGTCACGGCGACCTGGTCGGCGGACACCCCGCGCGCCGCGGAACTGGCCGAGGCGCTCCACATCCTGGGCGCGGGCCCGCCACGCATGCTGGGATACGCGGACTCCCGCGTCCCGCACTCGGCCCCGGGCAGACCGCGCTGGTGCGACGCCCCGCTGGACGAGGCGGTGCGGGAACTGGTCGCGCACCTGCGCGACTTCCGCCCCGAGGTCGTCGTCACCCACGACGCCTACGGCGGCCTGACCGGCCACGAGGACCATGTGCACACCAACCGCGTGACCACGCTCGCGGTCCACGCCGCCGGCCTGGAACGCCTCTACCGGGACACCAGAGCACCGTGGCAGCCGAGCGCCCTGTACCTGGCCACGCACCCGCACTCGGCCCTCCTGGCATGGGGCGGGCACTGGGCCCCCACGGGCAAAGCGATGCGCACGGTCCCCGACGAACGCGTCACCGCCACCGTCGACGTCACCCCCTGGCTGGACCGGAAGGTCGCGGCGGTCCTGGCCCACCGCACGGAGGTGACGCGGGGAGCCGCTCCGGGCCTCATCGCCCCCCTCTCCCTGCCCGAGCGGGAACGGCTGCTCGGCACGGAGTGGTACACCCGCCACGACCTGGCTCCGACCGCCCCGGCGCAGACCGAGCTGCTCTCATAG
- a CDS encoding bifunctional DNA primase/polymerase translates to MREILGRRRRLLSKRSDGRPELIGAALTYATQWQWPVLPGVAADPQGHSRCSCPDPDCTVPGAHPFDPGLLAATTDGRMIRWWWGNRPTAPIVLATGGHAPCAVSLPALPAARALKALDQMGMRLGPVVASPARWAILVKPYSMEQLGELLYAKDFVPGSLRFHGEGGYLALPPSETGQGEIRWERAPLPGSASPWVPDVEAVVDAAVEALTRTGVSAPEL, encoded by the coding sequence ATGCGCGAGATCCTCGGAAGGCGACGCAGGCTCCTGTCCAAGCGCAGCGACGGGAGGCCTGAGCTGATCGGCGCGGCCCTGACCTACGCGACGCAGTGGCAGTGGCCCGTACTCCCAGGCGTGGCGGCGGACCCGCAGGGGCACTCGCGCTGCAGCTGCCCCGACCCCGACTGCACGGTGCCCGGCGCGCACCCCTTCGACCCAGGCCTCCTCGCGGCCACCACCGACGGTCGCATGATCCGCTGGTGGTGGGGCAACCGGCCGACGGCGCCGATCGTCCTGGCCACCGGCGGTCACGCCCCGTGCGCGGTCTCTCTGCCGGCCCTGCCGGCCGCCCGTGCCCTCAAGGCGCTCGACCAGATGGGCATGCGGCTCGGCCCGGTCGTCGCCTCCCCCGCCCGCTGGGCGATCCTCGTCAAGCCCTACTCCATGGAGCAGCTCGGCGAACTGCTCTACGCCAAGGACTTCGTGCCCGGCTCCCTCCGCTTCCACGGCGAGGGCGGCTACCTCGCCCTGCCCCCGTCCGAGACGGGCCAGGGCGAGATCCGCTGGGAGCGCGCGCCGCTGCCCGGCTCGGCCTCGCCGTGGGTGCCCGATGTCGAGGCCGTGGTGGACGCCGCGGTGGAAGCCCTCACTCGTACGGGTGTGAGCGCGCCCGAGTTGTAG
- a CDS encoding glycosyltransferase family 2 protein has protein sequence MSVAVSRRIVVVTAVHGPHARFLPEAYASLCAQRLPGGWEWHWVVQEDGESEGVRPYVPRDARVTFRQGRAGGPGVARTMALAHADGAYVKVLDADDQLTPGALARDLAVLDGDPDLGWATSRVLDLMPDGSTAGFPGDPDQGPIERGAVLAHWKANGFLAQVHPASLFVRRELLLALGGWMALPASEDTGLLLALNAVSRGWFSGEVGLLYRKWDGQVTGQAAHGDRAEREVRVAVVEARARALSRLRWGAPAAL, from the coding sequence GTGAGCGTCGCTGTGAGTCGGCGCATCGTCGTCGTCACCGCCGTGCACGGTCCCCATGCCCGGTTTCTGCCGGAGGCCTACGCGTCGTTGTGCGCGCAGCGGCTTCCCGGGGGCTGGGAGTGGCACTGGGTCGTGCAGGAGGACGGGGAGAGCGAAGGTGTCAGGCCGTATGTGCCCAGGGACGCACGCGTGACGTTCCGGCAGGGGCGGGCCGGGGGGCCCGGTGTCGCGAGGACCATGGCGCTGGCCCATGCGGACGGGGCGTACGTGAAGGTCCTCGACGCCGACGACCAGTTGACGCCGGGCGCGCTCGCGCGGGATCTCGCCGTGCTGGACGGGGATCCGGACCTCGGGTGGGCCACGTCGCGGGTGCTCGACCTCATGCCCGACGGGTCGACGGCCGGGTTTCCGGGCGATCCGGACCAGGGGCCGATCGAGCGCGGGGCGGTGCTCGCGCACTGGAAGGCGAACGGCTTTCTCGCGCAGGTGCATCCCGCCTCGCTGTTCGTGCGGCGGGAGTTGCTGCTCGCCCTGGGCGGATGGATGGCACTGCCCGCGTCGGAGGACACGGGGCTGCTGCTCGCGCTGAACGCCGTGAGCCGCGGGTGGTTCTCGGGCGAGGTGGGCCTGCTGTACCGGAAGTGGGACGGGCAGGTGACAGGGCAGGCGGCGCATGGGGACCGGGCCGAGCGGGAGGTGCGGGTGGCCGTCGTGGAGGCCAGGGCCAGGGCGTTGTCCCGGCTCCGGTGGGGTGCCCCGGCCGCTCTATGA